The DNA region gtatttgtatttttaatcaagtcATGGCCAATACATGTGCGTAGCAATTGATTGTTCAATTCTATTACATGATTAAAACAAATCTAGAAAAACTGAGCAACGACATTGCTCAGTCTctgtaaaatatctaaatattatacCAATCACAAATTTTGAAAGGGTATATGCTGACTGTAGGGTCTTCAAGACAGTATTGTTCTCTCCTAACCACACTGTGTTTTGCTCTGTGCGAGTGTCTGTGGATTGAGCAGAGGAGAATGAACAGTTAGAGGATGTGTTACCCACACTGGGCCTTACCAGAGTGCAGGAGGTGAGGCCAGCTTGTCTTCCCCATCACTTTCATCAATTTGTCTATCCATTTTAAAGCGCAAAGGGAGCATGGAGGCAGTACAGTGCTAATGCCTTACatttagttttctattttaaaaagtgTGCCCTGCACATAGAGTGTCTTTCAAACTGTAAAAATCTTTCAGCTCGGGCAAAATTGTCTCGCTTTGACAGGCTAAATGTGTTGGTGCTTACTGGCGGCTGCCATATATTCTGCCTGGGTCAAGGAAGTCGTTCTTATTCAGTCTTGCTTTCATTTAGAGTTGCCTTTACACAAACATCCAATTATGTGCATATACACAAATGCTCAAACTGTCTCAGATACTGTATAGATAACCCCCTCAGTGACCACATCCCTCTTGATTTTTGCAGTTCTCTGTGGAAAATAACTCTATGagtgttaagttattattataaaagcCCTAAATTTCAAGTGTATTTGTGAGtaaatttaatgtacatttattcatAAAATGAAAGCATTTTATTTCCCTTTAGAAATGAAATCAAGAGGATTTAATTTGCATTCTCCATTGCGCTATTCAGAGACCCTGTTTGTGTCTTACTGACCTTAACTGATATGTTTAATTTGTGCTCTTTCCTTTGCATCTAAACTtctgttgtgtttattttattatgtacatGCTTGTCTAATAAGCACAACATTTAGCACAAGCAGTCAATGTGAGTTGTGACTTCAAATCAACTCTGACAAAAGCCAAACTGTGCCTGAGTCTGTCTCTGGCTATTCTCTATacctcagcactgctctgctCTCCTCTGAAAGGAGCTCTTTGATAAGGCAGCAGTCAGGAAGGATGCAGGGAAGCATTCAAAGACATTAGGatggtgtgtgtatataatgttaaTTCTGCTTTCTTgtcatacacatttttttaaattattattattattttttaagagacTAAAAAGTTCCATGAGCACTAAAAGTGAGCACATTTGTTCTTCTTGAGCtctgtatttttttctcatttatttatttatttcttagctTTTCAGCCATTAGTGCTTAAGAGTTTCCAATCTTTTTTGTCTTGTGCACTTTATTTGGTTGCCATGACAAACATGAATGCAAGAGAATCCATTTGAGACCTTTTCTAGTGCGGCTGGTTAGTGCGTAATCTTCAGTAGGTGGGGATATGAgtcctcttgctctctctctctctctctctctctctctctctcagcgctGGGCTCCCAACAGCACACAGATCAAAGGCCAAATAAACATGCATCACTTGTGTCCTATGCATCACTCCATTACTTCTTTACTTTACTTTTGCACTCATCATAAGTGTCTTGCTCTAAAGGTCTTGGTCAAATCAATCAAATTATTAGGAGGAGTTCTCTTAGGATTTGGCATCACTTGGTATATtgcttatttatatataaatattacatacattACCTTTCAAGcgtttgttttctcaaaatattatgcagcacaactgtttacaacattgctaataataataagtgtttcttaagcagcaaatcatcatattagaatgatttctgaaggatcatgtaacactgaagactggagtaatgatgctggctaattaaattttaaagtgcccctattatgggttatgaaaggttcatattttggttttgggagtccccaactaCAGGCTGATATAGATGCAAGgtgaaaaaacactttcattttccaattaaataaatatgcatttattttttactttacttgCTCAACGACTCCCACATGTTTCAACGATTCATTTTTCCGAACCCCTTCTTTGCTTGATGATAATCTGTGGCGATTGGGCCGATTGGTCTTATTTTCATTTCACCATATCTATAATGACTGCAAAGAGTATAGAAGACCAAGAGGCGAAACGCTGATGCTTTTTGAGTAAAAGTCTCTAGGTGGCGATTCGTTTGCACAGGCGCCATTTTGGAATGAAATTTCCAACTGAATAACAGCACAGATACACAGAAACAGACAAAATAACAACGAAAGAGAAGTCAAATTGGAATAAAAGGATGCAATGTTGGGCAATCCATGGCAAAATCAGTGTGAAAATCTTCCCTTTCATCGTTTTCCCAAAGACCCTGACAGTTTATTCACAAAAGTGTAAAAATATTGCGTTTTTTGAAGTGGGGCGTATCGCTGTCTTATGCACCTGCTAACttgtttttaactgtttttaactGCTAATTTAACTGTTTTTAGTCCAGTAGTAAACTTAAATCCTTTTAGGAACTGTAGGTCCTAGCCATAGAAaccataataattatttatatggaTATGACACCAAGTAATGAGTTTATGCAACTTTAcacatttacaattatttattattatcatttactaTTACTCCACTAGGTCtgaaatatacagtcatggccaacgGTTTTGGCATTgacatacattttgtattttgcaaagtttgctgttTAAGCTGTTgaggtgttcattcacattgtttctataTTATTATGTGGAGTGATCAAATGAGGAGTCAGCTGAAATCACGTCTCCAGCAGTGAAGATCTTGCTCAGGAACGGCAGCAgattggtgtgagagcatctgcacgcacagtgaggccaagacttttggacaaaggcctggtgtcaagaagggcagcaaggAAGCCACTTCTTTCCATGAAAAAcgtcaaggacagactgaaaatTCTGCAtgaagtacaaggattggacagaAGACTGGttcaaagttattttctctgatgaaacTCCCTTCCTACTGTTTGGGACTCCTGGAAAATCGATTGTTCAGAGAAGAAAAcactaccatgagtcctgtgacGTGCCAACAGCGAAGCGTCCTGAGACCATCCgtgtttgaaagtgaaaaaaataaaaagtgatgtgacatacagccaagtatggtgacccacactcagaattcatgctctgcatttaacccatccaaagtgcacacacacaccagtgaacacacacacacacacacacacaccgtgaacacacacctggagcagtgggcagccatttatgctggggTGCCGGgaccagttgggggttcagtgccttgctcaagggcacctaagtcatggtattgccagcccgagactcaaacccacaactttagggttaggagtcatactctctaaccactaggccacaacttggGGTTGCTTTTAAACCAAGGGAGTGgtctctctcataattctgcccaaaacatgaataaagaatggtatcaaaaacgtcctgcaagagcgacttcttccaatgatccatgagcaatttggtgcATTTAACACAACTAAGTCATAAAGCTAGAGTGATGAAGTGGCTTGAAGAttattacattgaaattttggatccatgGCCAGGCTGCTCACCCCATCTcatctcaatcccatagagaacctgtggtcactTCTCAAAAGGCAAGTGGATgagcagaagcccacaaattgtgatcaactccgTGAACTAATCGGGCAAGAATAGATCTCCATCAGTCAGGATATGGCCCAGAAGCACAGAACACTGTtaatattatatcattatattttttgccaataaaagcctttaaaacttatgatatgcttatcattgtttttcagtttaacatataaatatttggagaaataatctacaaatactgaagcagcaaactttgcgaaacacaaaatgtatgtcactgccaaaacgtTTGGCCATGACTTGTATGTTTTAATCCACTTGAACACACTACAAACATGATTGTCTAGATTAGAACATGATGCATCGCTGtgtcataattaaataattaaaacatttggaGAAAGTGGCTGTacgtatttgtttgtttttaacataaaaaaaaaaaatatatatatatatatatatatatatatatattttttttttttttttacattcttccTTTAACAGACTTTCAGAAATACAAGTCAATACTACAAAAAGCGTTATATTCCTGTTATATATTAATTGTCCAACATTCATAATTGTATTTTTCATCGGCTGTAAAAACAACAGATGTAACATTTTTTGATGAAATTGTTTTGATGAACAATTTTCTCTCCCAAGTCACCCCCTGtctccattttggagagtatcatcCTCTGCACATAAACAAGGCGCAGCGCATGTGTGTTCTGCGTCAGCAGCATCATGCGCACATATCGTGAGATCTAAAGCACGCGCATGCGTCGTGATACTCCAAAGTGGTGCCCTAGTGACTCATGGGAGAAGAATTGtagaataaagttgttatttttgttttctttgcacaaaaaaagctattctcatagcttcataaaattacggttgaaatactgatgtcacatggaccattttatCGATGTTCTTACTATGTTTCCATGCCTTGATCATGGTAGtccccttgctgtctatgggagggccATCAAAAGTATCTTAATCCATGTTTTGAAGATGAATTTAAACACATGCAACATTCAGGGTTAAAACAGGGTTTTGCCAAATTCAGTTACCGGAGGACTGTGAACATACAGGAATGTGTGTCCAATGAATTAGTGGAAAAGATCATTAGATCATTGTATGAAACAGCAGTTTGAACGCATGCAGTCCCCTACCAATTAATGTCAGATTTTCAATTACGCTTCCTTTATTGAACCCATCAATGGCAATGAAAACATCATCAGGtcatatatagtacagaccaaaagtttggaaacattactgtttttaatgtttttgaatgaagtttcttctgttcatcaagcctgcatttatttgatcaaaaatacagaaaaaaatataatattgtgatatattattacaatttaaaataattgtttttaaatttattatactttaaattatcatttatttctgtgatgcaaagctgaatttttaggatcattatcacatgatcctttagaaatcattctaatatgatgattcattatcaaagttggaaacagttctgctgcttaatattttttcagaacatgtgatactttcgtaggatactttgatgaataaaaagtaaaaaagaaaagaaaataagctatgtttttaaaatataaatattttgtgataacaatatacactattggtcagtaatttggggtcagtcatttttttttcttttttttaaataaaatcaatacttttattcagcaaggatgtgttaaattgataaaaagtgatagtaaagaaaatatattattagaatttttattattattttgaataaatgcagttctttttaaccttttattcatcataagtattagacagcagaactgtttccaacactcataataaatcagaacattaggatgatttctaaatgatcatgtgatagactggatgttacatgtgacactgaaggctggagtaatgatgctgaaaattcagctttgcatcacaggaataaattatttttttaaagtatatttaaatagaaaactattattttaagttgtaataatatttcacaatattatatttttttctgtatttttgatcaaataaatgcaggcttgatgagcagaagaaacttcattcaaaaacattaaaaatggtctgtactgtattacCCCAGTGCTTAGACCAGTGAGCACACGGGATCATTACTGTCTCCCTTTCTTGCCTTTCAGTTGCACTCTCAATCTATTGTCGTCTCTATCTTTCATTGCTCCTTTATCTCTTGGCTTCCCTCGCTGTTTATTCTCATCTTTAATTTCTGACCAAATACTGAAGTAGTCAACATTACCTACACAGATTTTGCTTTTGAATTTGTCACTTCTATACATTTTGAAACCTTAACAAAACCTCATTCTTAGTCACATCACACTCCTGCTGTAATTTAAGATCATATGACATGTCCAGAATCCTGCAGTCCTTCTCCCAGCGACCAGCGCTTTGGGTAGAAATATCAGCTGTCTGGTATGAGCCATACAGATGGATTTTTTTCCACACAGGACCCTTAATTCAATCAAAGGATCAGGTCAATAGACACAATGCTCAAAAATGCAACAGGCCAATAACAAACAATTTCTGAGCAGGAGGAGGGGGAGGCAACTTTATTGGCAGCCAGGGAAAAAAGTAAGTGAAATACAATAAGACCATATATGACATACACTCAAAGTCAAAGAAACGTGCAGAGAGGAAAAGCAGTGAATTTGCTCCTTAAATTCTTATCATAATACTATCAAAAATGATTTTGTAGGACCTTAAGTCAATAACAGCATGCTTATGTGTTTGTATTTTCACTCctgattgaatatatatatatatatatatatatatatatatatatatatatatgtatatatatatatagagagagagagagagagagagagagagagagagagagggggggggggggggggggctcatataattaaataataacaaaatgttctttttgtgttttttgaaccGGGATCacataatttagtattatttatttattaatttccaaaaatataaatgggaCAGTTTCCATGCTAAAATGTTCTGCACAAACCGCTAGTTTCTAGCATTGGGATCATCGTAAGGATTTGCAGAGCAGCAGGTGCTACACACAGCCAGGAGCACAGTATTTGACAGTCTTTTTCCAACAAAATCTCATGACAATTCATATCTATTTTTAGTTTTTGCTTATTGCTGGCTAATTTAtatgaattttttatttgttaaatcttatttatacattttcgtaTGATCTGCTTTTGCCCCAGTGGTGGTTATGTTTAGGGGCTGGGTTAGGGGTGGACtttaatgcttaatttttttttcaaacttttttatgtAATTCGCATCACCACCTTGACATTGCCAGCTAGTACAATATGTAAATTTTCCTGTAAGATTGGTTGGCTTATTGGTTCCTTATTAAAAAACTCTTGTTTCCAAATTTAGGCACCACTTTACAGTACATTACTATAACTGGGTGAACTAGTGTTTGAATACTGGATAGGTATCGCTAATGTTTAAATGGTGTGTTTattgaaatgtatttgtttgaGCTGAGCTGTCTTTTTGGTTAGTTTTTCAGTTCTGAAAATTGCAACGTTTTCAATGCTTCTGTATCTACAAATAAATatgcactaaaataaaataaaggtttccAAAAGCTTTTCCCCCCGCAAACAATACTTAATATGATCCACTTTGTGttcagtgaacagttcctaaaacaaccttttttttatgtgtaaagAGAATTTTACTAATGACCCTTTTTACACTATAAAGAATCTTTTGCACAATATAAAGTTTTCATTGACTGAAGTTATAGATGTCAGCAAAGACACTTTATTTTgagaatgtatattaaaatatggaTTTTTGATGATACGAGTGAAAGGATTCTTTTTAATATAGTCTGTCAGACATCAAATCTTAATGTTTACTGTGAGCTTTTTTGTGATGAGATTTTATCTTTCCTACTGTATTCTATGTACCCTTTTACATTTCCCTGTGTCGTCCCCTCCTCTCCTCTTGGTtacctttctttctttcccttGGCTGTATTGCTGTGACACAGAGAGGGAGAAGAAGAGaaggtgggtgtgtgtgttggggtggGGGTGGGAAGGGGGGTTACTCAGTATAAAACCCTCAGACTGAGAAAACGCCTCTGCAAACATACCCTGCCTCTCTTCTATAtctgcttctctctttctctctttcacgcTGTCCTTCACTCCAATGCGCACACTAGCTCACTTCAtcctctcttcctctttactgCCTCTGCCATCCCTCATTCTCTTCATTACCGAGTGAAACTCTGTCCACCAGACAATGGGATTGACTTTTGGGGAGAGCGTGTGAGTGCGTTCGCATGCatgcgcgtgcgtgtgtgagagtgtgtatgcaTGTGAGTGAGACTGAGCAGATGTGGGATCTGTGTGAAAGCGCTTTCCTGCCAGCCCACCGGATCCAGTGAGCCAGCTTAGCAAGCCAGGCGTGCACGGAGCTGGGCAAGTGTGTGAGAGCTTGTGCATGTGGGTCTCTTTCACCCTCACCCGCTCCTCAACACGCTTGGGATCCTAGGGCTTGGCGACTTTCCCctgggaccccccccccccctgcacccctctgtctgtctctctctctgcggTCTCCTCTTCTCCAGCAGTCACCATTTCGGCTCCCGGCAGACCCACGCTGGCTGCCCAGCCACTCCCGCGCCTCAGCCTGGGCAGGAAGACCCTGGTGGCGGCCGCCGTAGGGGTCATGCTGGTGCTGGTGCTGGTGGTGCTCATCCCCGTGCTGGTCAGCTCCGTGAGCAATGACAACAGCCACTATGAGATGCTGGGCACCTGTCGAATGGTGTGCGACCCGTACCAGAACAAGGGCACCAGCACGGGCATCGCCAGCACCGGCTCTTCTGTGCAGGCCGAGGCCGAGGCTCTGGCCGACCACAGCAACATGCCTCCACCCTCCACGCTCCTCCAGGGGCCACAGGGGAAGCCGGGCCGGTCAGGCAAACCCGGACCTCCAGGGCCACCAGGGGAGCCAGGGCCCCCGGGTCCGATGGGGCCCCCGGGGGACCAGGGGGACAGGGGCCGAAACGGGGTCCTGAGTCTGGGCAATGATGGAGCTATCAGCACGGTTACATACAACACGCACCCACGAGTGGCTTTCTACGCGGGACTGAAGAACCCACACGAGGGCTATGAGATCCTCAAGTTCGACGACGTGGTCACCAACCTCGGCAACAACTATGATGGCACTTCGGGCAAGTTCATCTGCAGCGTGCCAGGCACATATTTCTTTATCTACCACGTCCTGATGAGAGGAGGTGACGGAACCAGCATGTGGGCTGACCTGTGCAAGAACGGACAGGTAAGTGCCAAATCGTTCCTCTTTGCATAAAAgttatttgtaaacatttttatttatttatttatttattgatgttgCACGTCTTAGCTATTACATTACACATACATTATACGcctataaatatgttaatattttatttcaatgttattgttctcaatattttcatttttatatatgtatatttttcctgATCTTTTTGAAGTGTTTCTAAAATCATGTTGCATATCTATGAAGTGCATATCTTCTATGTGCTTGAGGTTTGCGCTGGCATTCACAGAGCGGATCTAAAATTAATTAAGCTGTTAATAATGACCCCGCAGAGGACAAACGAGACCGTTGTTTCGCTTTCTCCTCTGCTTTTTTTGTTTGGTGTGAAACTGGTGGGAGACGCAGTAACATCTGCTGTGGGTTTCTGGTCTCCCCAGAGCACGCGGGTGAAGTTCGCACAGCTGCGGCGCCACAAACCCGGCGAGAAGACCAGCGCTAAATGCGCTTAATGCGTCCTGACTTTGTGCGCGTGTCCCCGTTAACAGAGGACAGAGTTTCTGCCTAACTCTTTAATGGTATTATTGTCTTTGCATGGGAGACTTAAAAGTTTGCCGGTCCAAACTTTTTTTATGACGTGTCAAATATGTTTTAAAGCgcatgaaacatttatttattttatttatttacttatttttatgtattttgcattttaggagcatatattttatgtttatggaTCTATAAATAATATAGGTAAACGAAACATTTTTAGCATTGTTGTCGAGTTTGTTATTAGGACTATTATCATTACAGATATTAAAGGGAGAAAATACAACACGGGATGCTACTCCATCTGTTTACTCTAAGTCAAACTCAtggttttaattaaatgtttcacCGCAGCTGTGGCTATTTTACCCTCAAAGTTAGGATT from Carassius carassius chromosome 1, fCarCar2.1, whole genome shotgun sequence includes:
- the LOC132145319 gene encoding C1q-related factor-like; the protein is MLVLVLVVLIPVLVSSVSNDNSHYEMLGTCRMVCDPYQNKGTSTGIASTGSSVQAEAEALADHSNMPPPSTLLQGPQGKPGRSGKPGPPGPPGEPGPPGPMGPPGDQGDRGRNGVLSLGNDGAISTVTYNTHPRVAFYAGLKNPHEGYEILKFDDVVTNLGNNYDGTSGKFICSVPGTYFFIYHVLMRGGDGTSMWADLCKNGQVRASAIAQDADQNYDYASNSVILHLDAGDEVYIKLDGGKAHGGNNNKYSTFSGFILYAD